A DNA window from Armatimonadota bacterium contains the following coding sequences:
- a CDS encoding ABC transporter ATP-binding protein: protein MAKVQLEHLTKKFGAVVAVNDMTLDIPDKQFTVLVGPSGCGKTTCLRLIAGLEEATAGNIYIADRLVNDVPPKDRDIAMVFQNYALYPHMSVYDNMAFGLRLRKYPRAEIDRRVREAAAMLGIEGLLNRKPKQLSGGQRQRVALGRAIVREPLVFLMDEPLSNLDAKLRVETRAEIKKLHARLQTTTIYVTHDQVEAMTMGDRIVVMHDGVIQQVDTPLNLYEKPANLFVAGFIGSPAMNFLRSRLVERNGRMEVDAGPFRLPIPEDLVPVARPYSGREVIFGIRPEDIQDRALWRDAPQEWTVRATVDVHEPIGSDIILYLTTGDQSVVARVDAKSEARMGLPVEVVFNMRKLHLFDPDTAQAII, encoded by the coding sequence GTGGCCAAGGTTCAGCTGGAGCACCTGACCAAGAAGTTCGGCGCCGTAGTCGCGGTGAACGACATGACCCTGGATATCCCCGACAAGCAGTTCACCGTGCTGGTGGGACCCTCGGGGTGCGGCAAGACCACCTGTCTTCGCCTGATCGCCGGCCTGGAGGAGGCCACCGCTGGCAATATTTACATCGCGGACCGCCTGGTGAACGACGTGCCGCCGAAAGACCGGGACATCGCCATGGTCTTTCAGAACTACGCTCTCTACCCACACATGTCTGTCTACGACAACATGGCCTTCGGCCTGCGTCTGCGCAAGTACCCCCGGGCGGAGATCGACCGGCGTGTACGCGAGGCCGCGGCCATGCTGGGAATCGAGGGGTTGCTCAACCGCAAGCCCAAGCAGCTCTCGGGTGGCCAGCGGCAGCGCGTGGCCCTGGGGCGGGCCATCGTCCGCGAGCCCCTGGTCTTTCTCATGGACGAGCCGCTGTCCAACCTGGACGCCAAGCTGCGCGTGGAGACCCGCGCCGAGATCAAGAAGCTGCACGCGCGCCTGCAAACCACCACCATCTACGTCACCCACGACCAGGTAGAAGCCATGACCATGGGCGACCGCATCGTGGTCATGCACGACGGGGTCATCCAGCAGGTGGACACCCCGCTCAATCTCTACGAGAAGCCGGCCAACCTCTTCGTCGCCGGCTTCATCGGCAGTCCGGCCATGAACTTCCTGCGCAGCCGGCTGGTGGAGCGCAACGGTCGCATGGAGGTGGATGCCGGCCCCTTCCGCCTCCCCATTCCCGAGGACCTGGTGCCTGTCGCCCGGCCGTACTCCGGGCGGGAGGTCATCTTCGGCATCCGCCCGGAGGACATCCAGGACCGGGCACTGTGGCGGGACGCGCCGCAGGAGTGGACGGTGCGGGCGACGGTGGACGTGCACGAGCCCATCGGCTCCGACATCATCCTCTACCTGACCACCGGGGACCAGTCCGTGGTGGCACGGGTGGACGCCAAGAGCGAGGCACGGATGGGTCTGCCGGTGGAGGTGGTTTTCAACATGCGCAAGCTCCACCTCTTCGACCCGGACACGGCACAGGCCATTATCTAG
- a CDS encoding SPFH domain-containing protein, whose amino-acid sequence MPGLIGLLFWPIVVAIVAFIIIPMAVKVVREYQRLVVFRFGRSIGRKGPGLVFLIPLVDRPVWVDLREAFLEIPSQTCITKDNAPINIDFLIYWKVFDPEMSVIQVQDFAGAARGIATTTLRAVIGDIVLDDVLAQREQINQVLRAKLDEVTERWGVKVTTVEIREILPPREVQEAMTRQMSAERTRRAVVTEADGKREAAIKVAEGEKQAAILRAEGDRQAAILRAEGFALALETIFGAAQKVDSKTMALQYLETLKALGASPATKFVFPLEFTRLLGPLGDMAGRAFGGREPDSGP is encoded by the coding sequence ATGCCGGGTCTAATCGGGCTGCTCTTCTGGCCGATCGTCGTCGCCATCGTGGCGTTCATCATCATCCCCATGGCGGTCAAAGTGGTGCGGGAGTACCAGCGCCTGGTCGTCTTCCGCTTCGGCCGCTCCATCGGCCGTAAGGGGCCGGGGCTGGTCTTCCTCATCCCCCTGGTGGACCGCCCGGTTTGGGTGGACCTGCGGGAGGCCTTCCTGGAGATACCCAGCCAGACGTGTATCACCAAGGACAACGCCCCCATCAACATCGACTTCCTCATTTACTGGAAGGTGTTCGACCCGGAGATGTCGGTCATCCAGGTGCAGGACTTCGCCGGGGCGGCCCGCGGCATCGCCACCACCACGCTGCGCGCCGTCATCGGCGACATCGTCCTGGACGACGTCCTGGCCCAGCGCGAGCAGATCAACCAGGTGCTGCGGGCCAAGCTGGACGAGGTCACCGAGCGCTGGGGGGTGAAGGTGACCACGGTGGAGATCCGGGAGATCCTGCCGCCGCGGGAGGTGCAGGAGGCCATGACCCGGCAGATGTCCGCCGAGCGCACCCGCCGCGCGGTAGTGACTGAGGCCGACGGGAAGCGCGAGGCGGCCATCAAGGTGGCCGAGGGTGAGAAGCAGGCGGCGATCCTGCGCGCCGAGGGCGACCGGCAGGCGGCGATCCTGCGCGCCGAGGGCTTCGCCCTGGCCCTGGAGACCATTTTCGGCGCGGCCCAGAAGGTGGACAGCAAGACCATGGCCCTGCAGTACCTGGAGACGCTGAAGGCGCTGGGAGCCAGCCCGGCCACGAAGTTCGTCTTCCCCCTGGAGTTCACCCGTCTCCTGGGGCCGCTGGGCGATATGGCCGGACGCGCGTTTGGGGGCAGGGAGCCAGACAGCGGCCCGTAG
- a CDS encoding ROK family glucokinase encodes MAGQAVVGIDVGGTKTLLALVDPHGGVQVRRRMDTPQRGPQDFVRTLVRELWALLQQAGRRREEVLGLGVGAPGPLDPQSGVVFEPPNLAGWRDVPLAAMLREAAGIPTWVENDANAAALAEAWVGVGVGVRDLIYITVSTGIGGGLILNGELYHGVSGTAGEVGHMTVEPEGPLCGCGRRGHLEAVASGGAIARMAQEAVRTGRETRLRALAPQALTAEAVAEAAGRGDEVAREVYARAGSYIGLAVASLVNVLNPAMVVFGGGVSKAGDLLLEPVRRVVRERAFQRPAAAVRIVPAALGDDVGVIGAAAVVYRRARE; translated from the coding sequence ATGGCCGGGCAGGCGGTGGTGGGGATCGACGTGGGCGGGACCAAGACCCTGCTGGCCCTGGTGGATCCACACGGGGGCGTGCAGGTGCGCCGCCGTATGGATACACCGCAGCGCGGGCCACAGGACTTCGTCCGGACCCTGGTGCGGGAGCTGTGGGCGCTGCTGCAGCAGGCCGGGCGGCGGCGGGAGGAGGTGCTGGGCCTGGGCGTGGGCGCTCCCGGGCCTCTGGATCCCCAAAGCGGCGTGGTCTTCGAGCCGCCGAACCTGGCGGGCTGGCGAGATGTGCCTCTGGCGGCCATGCTGCGGGAGGCCGCCGGCATCCCCACGTGGGTGGAGAACGATGCCAACGCCGCCGCCCTGGCCGAGGCCTGGGTGGGCGTGGGGGTGGGTGTGCGCGACCTGATCTACATCACCGTCAGCACCGGCATCGGCGGAGGCCTCATCCTCAACGGGGAGCTCTACCATGGCGTCTCCGGCACGGCCGGAGAGGTGGGGCACATGACGGTGGAACCGGAGGGGCCGCTGTGCGGCTGCGGCCGCCGCGGGCACCTGGAGGCGGTGGCCTCGGGCGGGGCCATCGCCCGTATGGCGCAGGAAGCGGTGCGGACGGGGCGGGAGACCCGGTTGCGCGCCCTCGCCCCGCAGGCCCTGACCGCGGAGGCCGTGGCGGAGGCCGCTGGCCGGGGGGACGAGGTGGCGCGGGAGGTCTACGCGCGTGCCGGCTCCTACATCGGCCTGGCGGTGGCCTCGCTGGTGAATGTGCTCAACCCGGCCATGGTGGTCTTCGGCGGCGGGGTGAGCAAGGCGGGCGACCTGCTGCTGGAGCCGGTGCGCCGGGTGGTCCGGGAGCGCGCCTTCCAGCGCCCGGCCGCGGCGGTTCGGATCGTCCCTGCGGCCCTGGGCGACGACGTGGGTGTCATCGGCGCCGCGGCGGTGGTCTACCGACGGGCGAGGGAGTGA
- a CDS encoding acetyl-CoA carboxylase biotin carboxylase subunit (an AccC homodimer forms the biotin carboxylase subunit of the acetyl CoA carboxylase, an enzyme that catalyzes the formation of malonyl-CoA, which in turn controls the rate of fatty acid metabolism), which produces FLPPGGPGVRVDTHAFAGYTIPPYYDSLVAKVTAWGQTREEAIARMRRALAEFEIGGVPTTIPFHLRVLDNAFFHRGEVYTNFVQRRIDLATL; this is translated from the coding sequence CGTTCCTTCCCCCCGGCGGCCCGGGCGTCCGGGTGGACACCCACGCCTTCGCCGGCTACACCATCCCCCCGTACTACGACTCCCTGGTGGCCAAGGTGACGGCCTGGGGACAGACCCGGGAGGAGGCCATCGCCCGCATGCGCCGCGCCCTGGCCGAGTTTGAGATCGGCGGGGTGCCCACCACCATTCCCTTCCACCTGCGGGTGCTGGATAACGCCTTCTTCCACCGGGGCGAGGTCTACACCAACTTCGTGCAGCGGCGTATCGACCTGGCCACGCTCTAA